The Indicator indicator isolate 239-I01 chromosome 32, UM_Iind_1.1, whole genome shotgun sequence genome contains a region encoding:
- the EXOSC10 gene encoding exosome component 10, whose protein sequence is MAAAAGGESGDTAAESPAGQDGGCGAAGRPAEAGSTAAVLLGFDDADAFVKYALGTVVAATKASNGIPQPGDEYDFYRSFPGFRAYCESQGDRLLHCMTKVMQYHGCRSHLKDRSKVTELEDKFDMLVDSNDVILERVGILLDEAAGVNKNQQPILPAGLQPPQTIISSWNRKAGDSHKRTQSETFRLLHAKNISRPQLKFREKIDNSNTPFVPKLFIKPNALKPLPQALTKSGRERKERPEDLDVPAALADFIHQQRTQQTEQDMFAHPYQYELEHFSPPDGVLKKPEPQMYRPMEETPCHFVTTLDELVELNEKLMNCKEFALDLEHHSYRSFLGLTCLMQISTRTEDFIIDTLELRSEMNILNETFTDPAIVKVLHGADSDVEWLQKDFGLYLVNMFDTHQAARLLNLGRHSLEHLLKLYCNIDADKQYQLADWRIRPLPPEMIRYARDDTHYLLYIYDKVREALWERGNEQPMQLQVVWQRSRDICLKKYVKPLFSDESYLELYRRQKKHLNTQQLAAFRMLFAWRDKMARQEDESTGYVLPNHMLLKIAEELPKEPQGIIACCNPIPPLVRQQINELHLLIQQAREMPLLKSEIASGIRKKAPLTSPEKLENTFFGPHDSSRVPVDGIQNSSALESAPVLEHGCLFSDSEKTMDGQDIQPESTCLVATTTVSIFSERDEDERSEKPLTTAQQKAQRIMESFENPFRMYLPSEQNPAYVSQSAKFDPSSKIYEISNRWKLMSQTQVQKKSKDETKKKAGQQSAAPDQAQKVNKEATENIVSVRQQALQEQANKKRERAMNETETELPRQEKKRPKASQQAEELEAPKQFTPFDYSKSNFKVFAGSSKSKQSSQFDPAKQAYTGKKFAGAGANKLQQSGNRSMSYLAGKADRGSKHHWPKR, encoded by the exons ATGGCGGCCGCCGCCGGTGGGGAGAGCGGCGACACGGCGGCGGAGAGCCCAGCGGGGCAGGATGGGGGCTGCGGAGCGGCGGGGCGACCCGCGGAGGCCGGCAGCACGGCCGCGGTGCTGCTTGGTTTCGACGATGCTGACGCCTTCGTCAAG TATGCTCTTGGCACAGTGGTAGCTGCAACAAAGGCATCTAATGGGATTCCTCAGCCTGGTGATGAGTACGACTTCTACCGAAGCTTCCCTGGCTTCCGGGCATACTGTGAAAGTCAGGGTGATCGCCTCCTTCACTG CATGACCAAAGTGATGCAATACCATGGCTGTCGCAGCCACCTGAAAGATCGCAGCAAGGTGACAGAACTGGAAGATAAATTTGATATGCTGGTTGACTCCAATGATGTAATTCTTGAAAGAGTG GGTATTTTATTGGATGAAGCAGCAGGAGTGAACAAAAACCAGCAACCAATCCTCCCTGCTGGATTACAGCCCCCCCAGACCATCATTTCCAGCTGGAACCGCAAG GCAGGAGATTCCCACAAGAGAACTCAGTCTGAAACCTTCCGACTGCTTCATGCCAAGAACATCTCTCGGCCACAGCTTAAGTTTCGGGAGAAGATTGACAATTCCAACACTCCCTTTGTACCTAAACTTTTTATCAAGCCAAATGCTTTGAAACCTTTGCCTCAAG CCCTCACAAAAAGTGGACGGGAGCGAAAGGAGCGCCCTGAGGACTTGGATGTGCCAGCTGCTTTGGCAGACTTCATACACCAGCAGAGGACACAGCAAACTGAGCAAGACAT GTTTGCTCACCCTTACCAGTACGAACTGGAGCATTTTTCTCCACCAGATGGAGTTCTGAAGAAACCAGAACCCCAG ATGTACAGGCCCATGGAGGAAACACCCTGTCATTTTGTCACCACGCTGGATGAGCTGGTAGAGCTAAATGAAAAGCTTATGAACTGTAAAGAATTTGCCCTGGACTTGGAG CACCATTCCTACAGGAGCTTCCTGGGCTTGACATGCCTGATGCAGATTTCCACCCGCACAGAAGACTTCATCATCGACACGCTGGAACTGCGCAGCGAGATGAACATTCTCAATGAGACCTTCACAGACCCTGCAATTGTGAAG gTCCTTCATGGTGCTGATTCAGATGTGGAGTGGCTGCAAAAAGACTTTGGTTTGTACTTGGTGAACATGTTTGATACTCACCAAGCCGCTCGTCTCCTCAATCTTGGCAGGCATTCTTTGGAGCACCTACTAAAGCTGTATTGCAATATTGATGCTGACAAACAGTACCAGCTGGCTGACTGGAGGATACG TCCTTTGCCACCAGAGATGATTCGCTATGCCCGTGATGACACCCACTACTTGCTCTACATCTATGATAAAGTGAGAGAGGCACTGTGGGAGAGAGGCAACGAGCAGCCCATGCAGCTGCAGGTGGTGTGGCAGcgcagcagagacatctgcttGAAG AAATACGTCAAGCCCCTCTTTTCAGATGAATCCTACCTTGAGCTGTACAGGAGGCAGAAAAAGCATCTCAACACACAGCAGCTAGCAGCATTTAGGATGCTGTTTGCATGGAGAGACAAGATGGCACGCCAAGAGGATGAGAGCACAGG ATATGTGCTACCAAATCACATGCTACTGAAgatagcagaggagctgccgAA AGAACCCCAGGGCATCATTGCCTGCTGTAATCCCATCCCACCACTAGTTCGCCAGCAGATTAATGAATTGCATCTTCTCATTCAGCAGGCCCGGGAGATGCCTCTTCTCAAG TCAGAGATTGCTTCTGGAATCAGGAAGAAAGCACCTCTAACCAGCCCTGAG AAGCTGGAGAATACCTTCTTTGGACCACATGACAGTTCCCGGGTTCCTGTGGATGGCATCCAGAACAGCTCTGCCTTGG AGTCTGCCCCAGTTCTGGAACATGGTTGTCTCTTTTCGGACAGTGAGAAGACAATGGATGGTCAGGATATTCAGCCAGAGTCCACATGTCTTGTTGCTACCACCACTGTCAGCATATTCAGT gaaCGTGATGAAGATGAAAGAAGTGAGAAGCCTTTAaccactgcccagcagaaagctcAGCGTATAATGGAGTCCTTTGAAAATCCATTCAGAATG TACCTGCCCTCAGAACAGAATCCTGCCTACGTCTCACAATCTGCAAAGTTTGACCCATCATCAAAAATTTATGAA ATCAGCAATCGATGGAAGTTGATGAGTCAGACACAGGTACAGAAGAAGTCCAAGGATGAAACCAAAAAGAAAGCAGGCCAGCAGTCAG CTGCTCCTGACCAGGCACAGAAGGTGAATAaagaagcaacagaaaacaTTGTGTCTGTTCGTCAGCAAGCTTTG CAGGAACAAGCTAAtaagaagagggagagagccatgaatgaaacagaaacagagTTGCCGAGACAAGAGAAGAAACGGCCCAAAGCCTCccagcaagcagaggagctggaagcaccGAAGCAGTTCACCCCCTTTGATTACAGCAAGTCCAACTTCAAAGTGTTTGCAG GAAGCAGCAAATCGAAGCAGTCTTCACAATTTGATCCTGCCAAGCAAGCTTACACAGGCAAG